The DNA window ACTTGCGGGCGACTTCCGACGGAATCAGCTTGATCACGGCATCGTCGATGTCGAAATGGTCGAGGCTGATCGAAGGAACACCGAACTGCTGCGACAGACACTCGGTGATGTCCTCCTCTGAGACATACCCGAGATTGATGATCGTTTCACCGAGCTTCGCGCCGGTCTCGCGCTGCCGGTCGAGAGACTCCTTCAGCTGGTCCTGAGTCATCAGGCCAGCTTTGACGAGTAGCTCTCCGAGTCTAATGCTCATAACTTGCCTTTCTCGGGCGCCAGGCGCCGAGTCTTCAGACGACCATCGGACTACGAAACATAACACGGCGCCGCCGGGCGACAAATGCTTTCCTCGTTGATCTTAAGTCGAAAAGCCGGAAAGGAGTCGATCGATCGACTCGATGACCGAACTGGTTGAAATCGAGCCCATCGCCCGGTCCGCGCCCCAGGTGCTGACGACCGCCACCTTCCGGCCCCACGGGCCGTTGCGGCCGGGATCGGTCGGGCCGTACAACCCGACGACCGGCCTTCCCATCGCGGCGGCCATGTGCAGCGGTCCCGTGTCGCCCCCGACCACCAGGAGCGCCGCGGCGAGCAGGCCGCCGAGCTCCCGAAGGTCCGTCGGCGGCGCCAACCGGGCGCCGGAACCCTCCGCCACCTCTCCGGCGAGCTCCTCCTCGCCCCGCCCCCACACGACGAGCACGTCCGCTCCTCGGGAGATCAGGTGCCGGCCGAGCTGCGCGAAACTCTCCGGACTCCAGTTCTTCTCCGCTCTCCCGGTTCCCGGTATCAGAACGATCGGCCCCGTCGTCTCCGGCTTCCGGACACCGAGGAAGCGGGAGAAGTCGAGCTCCGGAATCGGAAGGGGAGCTCCGGCGATCGCAGAAGCGAGCGCCATGTTCTGCTCGATGACGTGGAGCGACGGATCGACCTCGATCCTCCGATTGATCAGCAGCAGAGCAGCCTTTTCCCGTATCGAGCTCGCGCCGAAGCCCCATCGGGTGCCTGCTCCGGCGACGAGTCCCCAGATCGCGCTCTTTAGAAGGCCCTGGAAGTCGACCGCACACTCGCCCCGGGCGAAGTCCCGCACGGCGCTGCGGGCCGCGCGAAACTGCCGGATGGCCTCAGGCGAGAACGGAGCGTGTCCCCACCGCTTCATCGTCACCGGAATCACTTCGACGTTCGAGATCTCCCGCGCGAGCTCCTGATACGCCCCTTCGACTGCCCAGGCCATCTTCGAACCGGCGAGTGCACGCGAGAGCGCGACCACCGCCGGAGCGGTATGGAGGACGTCACCCAAGGCGGAGAGGCGGATGACGAGCAGCCTGCTGCAATCCGGCCCGGGCGATTCGGAGCTCATCTGCCGGTTCGACCGAGGATCTCGGTCGTCGAATGGTCCTTCGGATCCCCGACGATCGCGACCCGCCCGCCATAGCTTCGCACCAGCGCCCCCTCCGGGACCGATGACTCCGTGTAATCAGTTCCTTTGCACTGGACGTCCGGACGCAGCCTCTCGATCAGGCCCGCGGGGGAGGAATCGTCGAAAATGACGACGTAGTCGGGCCAGAGGGTCGATGCGATCATCTCGGCGCGCTCCTCCGCAGGCATCACCGGCCGCCCGGAACCTTTGATCTCCCGGACCGAACGGTCTCCATTGACCGCGACGACGAGAATGTCCGCCTCCCGGGAGGCCCCCTCGAGATAGCGGAGATGACCGACGTGAAGGATGTCGAAACAACCGTTGGCCAGAGCGACGGTTCGACCCTCCTGGCGCCGGACCTTCAATTCGCGCTCGAGCTCGTCCGTATCGAGAATCGGTGCGGGACTCCGTCTCATCGCTTCAGCATCGGGATGTCGACGCCCCTCTCCCCGGCCACGTCGATCGCCCTCTCATATCCGGCATCCACGTGGCGCATGACGCCGGTGCCGGGGTCGGTCGTGAGAACGCGCTCGATCCGGGTCGCTGCCGCCTCGGTGCCGTCGGCGACCACGACCATACCTGCATGGAGCGAGTAGCCGATTCCGACTCCGCCGCCGTGATGGAACGATACCCATGTGGCGCCGGCCACGGCATTGAGGAGCACGTTGAGAATCGGCCAGTCCGCGATTGCATCGGAACCGTCTTTCATCCCCTCGGTTTCCCTGTTCGGAGATGCGACCGACCCGGAGTCGAGGTGGTCGCGCCCGATGACGATCGGCGCCCGGACTGCTCCCGAACGGACGAGCTCGTTGAACGCCAGTCCGGCCCGGTCCCGCTCCCCGTAACCGAGCCAGCAGATTCTCGCTGGAAGGCCCTGAAATTCGACCCGCTCCTGCGCCATACGGATCCAGCGGTGGAGCGCGACGTCGTCGGGAAAGAGCTCGAGTATCTTTTCGTCGGTCACCCGGATGTCCTCGGGATCTCCGGAGAGAGCCGCCCACCGGAACGGTCCCTTCCCCTCGCAGAATAGCGGCCGGATGAAGAGGGGGACGAACCCTTCGATCGCGAACGGATTCTCGACGCCCGCTTTGAGGGCCTGGCCGCGAAGATTGTTGCCGTAGTCGAACGTCACCGCGCCGGCGTCCTGGAGCGCGATCATGGCGCGGACGTGGCGAGCCATCGATTCGTATGAGCGTCGGACGTATTCGTCGGGATCGCGACGGCGGAGCTCGAGCGCCGCATCGAAGCTCAGGCCCGTCGGGACGTAGCCGTTCAACTCGTCGTGCGCGGAGGTCTGGTCGGTCAGGACATCGGGGATGATCGAGCGCTCGAGGAGGCGCTCGAGAAGATCGACGGCGTTGGCGACGACTCCGATCGAGACGGCCTCTCCGGCGTTTTTCGCCTCGAGAGATCGATCGATCGCCTGATCGAGATCATCGATTCGTTCGTCGAGGTATCGCTTTTCGAGTCGTCGCTCGATTCTGCTCGGGTCGATCTCCGCGATCAGACAGGTCGCTTCGTTCATCGTTGCGGCGAGTGGCTGGGCTCCTCCCATCCCTCCGAGCCCGCCGCTCACGACGAGCCGCTTCCGGAGCGAGTCTCCGAAATGCCGGCGTGCGACGGCGGCGAAACACTCGAAGGTCCCCTGGAGGATCCCCTGGGTTCCGATGTAGATCCACGATCCCGCGGTCATCTGTCCATACATGGTCAAACCGAGGTCTTCGAGTCGCCGGAACTCCTCGGAGGTTGCCCAGTGGGGAACCAGGTTGGAGTTCGCGATCAGGACGCGGGGTGCGTCGGCATGTGTGCGGAAAACGCCGACCGGCTTGCCCGACTGGACCAGAAGGGTCTCGTCGTTCTCGAGGCGTCGCAGCGCGCTGACGATCGCATGGAACGCCTCTTCGTTTCGTGCTGCCTTGCCACGCCCCCCGTAGACGATGAGGTCTTCGGGGCGCTCGGCGACCTCCGGGTCGAGATTGTTCATCAGCATCCGGAGCGCCGCCTCCTGCTGCCATCCTCGGCAGCTCAGCGTCGATCCGCGTGGTGCTCGAATTGTCTTCATATCGTTTCGAAGAACTATTCTATGCGGCCCACGAGTGGAAGAAGAGTGAAGAGTGAAGAGTGAAGAGTGAAAGAAGAGAAGCCGCGAAGGTAACCACTCGATACACTCACCCTTCGTTCACGAGCCTGCCGCCAGATTCTTCGCCCGCGCTCCGCCGGGCTCAGAATGACGAGTGTTGTGTTTGTGCGACGTGACGATCATGCACGAATGTTTGTTCTCGCGAAAACCCTCCCCTCGTCATCCTGAGCAATTGACCGGCGCGTTTGCGACGGTGAAGCGGAAATGACCCTGTGGAGTGCAGAAACAACCGCACTCGCATACTCAAACCGACGTCGTCCCGAGCGGGCGGTCGGGCGGGCAAGCGAGGGACCTTGTAGGGTCGGACATCAGGCCAAGCGAAGCGCTGCAAAAGGTCGAAGTCCACGCAATTTCGTGGTCGTTTCATTAGAGCCGCCGAAGGACGGCGAAGGATCTGGGCGCGGGATCGTGAGCCAACGTTGCACCTCCAACCTCCAACCGAACACCGCGTTGGATAGAATTCGCCCGTGCCGGTCGAAGAATCGATGCGGGATCGGAGTCGAAAGATCTACAGACGGCTCGTCCGGATGTATCCGGATGCCGAGTGCAGTCTCGACTTCGAGAACGCCTGGCAGCTGCTCGTCGCGACGATTCTCTCCGCCCAGAGCACCGATGCGAACGTCAACGAGGTGACGCCGCGGCTCTTCGAGCGCTTTGCCGGTCCGGAAGATCTGGCGAATGCGAAGCGGAACGAGATCGAAGAACTGATTCACTCGACCGGTTTTTTCCGTCAGAAGGCGAAGGCGATCCAGACGACGGCGCTGGCGGTCGTCAGGGAGCACGGTGGTGTGGTGCCCGACACGATGGAAGAGCTGGTCGAGCTCCAGGGTGTCGGGCGGAAGACGGCGAACGTCGTGCTCGGAAACGCGATGGGACGGCCGGCTGGCGTGGTCGTCGACACTCACGTCCGTCGGGTCTCGTCGAGGCTCGGCTTCACCGCGCACGACGATCCGGTGAAGATCGAGCGCGATCTGATGGAGCTTTTCTCGAAGAGAACGTGGGTTCGCCTGAGCCACCTCCTGATCGCGCACGGCCGGGCGATCTGTCAGGCGCGTAGACCGCTTTGCGAACAGTGCCGGCTTTCGGATCTCTGCCCCTCGTCCCGAGTGTGAGAGGATGAGTGCCCGAAGCAGGACCTCGCACGGCTCTTGCTGCGGGATGACCCGTGGACCGTTCCCTCGGAGAGATCATCAAGGGGCTGATGGCCGACATCTCGACCCTGATCCGGAGCGAGATCGCGCTCGCCAAGCTGGAAGTCCGCCATTCCGTCACGAAGCTCGGCGTCGGAGGAATCTTCTTCCTCGTTGCGGGCATCTTCGCCCTGACGGGAGTCATTCTCCTGATCGTCATGCTGATCCTCATCCTGGCGATCTGGCTCCAGACCTGGGCAGCCACGCTGATCGTTGCACTGCTGCTGTTCGCGCTGGCTTTCGTGGCCGTGATCATGGGTAAGAAGAAGCTCTCGAGCCTCGAGATCGTTCCGAAGGCGAGCGTCGAGAGTGTTCGAACCGACATCAATGCGATCAGAAACAGGGGGACTCAGTGAGCGACCGGGAACATGAGCGCGCGCATATCGAGCTGGCGATCGAGAGGGCACGGGATCGTGTCGGAACTTCGATCGATGAGCTGGATGAACGGGTCAAGAGCAAAATCGATTTCGGTCGAATGGCCAGAGAACACACCCCTCAGTTGCTTGCGGTCGGAGGAGTGATCGGACTCGTCATGGGTCTCGGAATCCCGAAGGCGTTCATCCGGATGGTCCAGATCGGCATCCCCGTCGGGATCGCTCTCGAGATCGCACGGCGCTCCCGGCCGAGCGACGAGAACCAGGAGCAGGCGGAGTCGGAAGCGAAGATCTTCAGCTGATCCGAACGTAGGCGGCGCCCGGAAGCGCTTTGACGAGTCCTCGGGTTTCGAGCTCGAAAAGCGCGGTGCCCAGCCGGCTGACCGGCGTCCTGCTCCGCTCGGCGATCGCATCGACGTGCAGGGGCTCATCCGGCTTCAGCGTCTTCAGGATCGTCGCCAGACCCTCCGGAAGATCGGGTTCGGCTTCGCGAGCGAGCTCCGGACCGACATCGATCCCGATCTCTTCGAGAATGTCGGAAACGTCGTGCACCAGCTTGGCTCCGTACTGGATCAGCCGGTGCGGCCCCTCGGTTCCCTCGTGAAAGATCGAGCCCGGAACGGCGAAGACTTCACGGTTCTGCTCGGCAGCCAGGCGGGCGGTGATCAGGGAGCCGCTTCTCGCCGAAGCCTCGACGATCACCGCGCCGGCCGACAGACCGGAGATGATCCGGTTCCGGACCGGGAAATTCGACTTGTGAGGCGGCCGTCCGGGCGGCAGCTCCGTGATGAGCGTGCCGCCGGTAGCGACGATTCGCTCGGCGAGCTTCTCGTGCGAGCGGGGGTAAATCACGTCGATACCCGTCGCCATGACGGCAATCGTCGTTCCTCCGGCCGTGACGGCGGCTTCGTGAGCCGCCGAGTCGATCCCTCGTGCGAGACCGGAGACCACGACGACCCCGTGTCTGGCGAGCTCGCGAGCGAGACGGGTCGCGGCTGCGAGGCCGTAGTGCGTGGCCTTTCTGCTCCCGACGACGGCGACCGATCGCCGCGAGAGAGCATCCCGGCTTCCCCGCACCCAGAGCGCCGAAGGGGGATCGTGAATCTCGGCGAGAAGCGGGGGATAGCCGGGGTCGAGAAGGGTGATCACATGGTCGCGCCAGCGTTCGACCTGATTTGCAAATTCAGGCAGTTGTAACGGATCTCTGACCAGCCGGGCGCGCGGTTCGGATAGATTCAGAAGCGACGCGAGCGCCCGAACCGGAGTCTGGGCGACCTCGGTCAATGGATCGAACGTCTGCCGGAGCACGCGCATGCGTGCGGGGTTGAGAAAATGGATGAAAGAATACGCGAGATGAAGATCGCGGAGTTTGTCAGATGGCATCGTGGGGTACCGATGCCGGGCGGAGATGCGGGTAAGCCTCTCGAGCGGGACGCGGAGATTATAATCGGAAACTCTCCGGCTGTCGCCGGTCCGGGCTCACGATGAAACGCCTCCTGCCCATTTTCCTCACCACATTGGTTGCCGTACCGATCGGATGCCGGAGCCACGACCTGTCCACCGAGCAGGGGCAGGCGCGCTTCGGGGTCGAGGCTGCCGAGATGAATCTGTGGAGAGAGGCGAGGTTCCGTTTCGAGAAGACCGTGCAGATGAATCCCGACGACGCCCGGAACTGGAGCAACCTGGCCGTCGCTTACGAGGGTACCGGAGAGTACGACCTCGCTCGGGACGCCTATCTCCGCGCGCTTCAGCTCGATCGGGCCAACGAGTTCGTCCAGAGGAACTACTCCCGGTTTCTCGAGCACTACGGAACACCCGAGGCGGAAGACGCGAAGGAAGAGTCGCCGGAAGAAGCGGAAAAGCCGACTGAGGATGCGGAAGCGTCGCCGGAAGAATCGGACGAGACAACGGAAGAAGTGGAAGAGTCGGAGGATGCCGAAGAGTCGGAGGAGACCGAAGAGTCGGAAGATCCGAACGAGGATCTCCCGGATGGCTCGGTGCCGCCCGCAGCGCCGATCGATCCGGACCCGGGAGACTCCGAGATGCCCGAGGACGAGAGTGAGGACTCAAATTGAAAAGAAGCTGGCTCATGGCAGCTCTTCTACTCGGTTCATGGGGCGCTGGCTCGATCGACGCCAAGGTCGTCGAAGCGAAGCTCACGCTTCCGGTCGAGCCGAAGCTCGCATTGGCGAGGGACGATCGGGTCGCCATCGCTCCTTTCGTGATCGCGACCTCGGCTGAAGAGGATCAACCGAATCGCCGGGAAGCACGGGTGGACGTGCTGCGCGAGTTTCAACGCTACCTCGCCAAGAACATCGCGAGAGAAGCGCGCGCGGAAGTCACGATCATCGATGACGTCCAGCTCACCGGGGGAAGCGTCAACGAACTGGTGGCGGATCAGGGCTTCTGGCGCGGCATCGGTCGTCGCTACGGAGCCGACATCGTCATCTCGGGGATCATCGACTTCGACATCGAGGACAAGGTCGGTTATCGATCCGAGGAGTACGTCTCTCCGCTCGATGGCCGGACGTACTACCGGCAGGTTCTGGTCGAGACGACGGGATTCGTTTTCGACATCGTCGTGCTGATCTTCGATGGCGAAACGGGAGAGAAGCTCGTGGAGGAAAACTTCCGCGATTTCAAGGAACTGCGAGGAAGGAACTTCGATGAAGTTCTGGGACTGTTCCAGAACCTTCGAGCACTGGAAACGAAAATCATCGGGCTTTTCGTGAAGCAGGAGGTTGCTTCGACCCGTTACCTCTTCACCCGGTAACCATGGAGGGAGCACAGTGAAACGTATTGCAGCGGCAGTTTCGACGATCCTGCTAGTTTCGGCGTTCGCCCAGGAGGCTTCCGGCTTCGGCAAGAACAAGATCACGTATGACGAGTTCGACTGGAAGATCTACACGTCGACCCACTTCGACGTTTATTTCTATGAAGAGGAGAGGGAGTCGCTGCAGAAGATCGTCAACTATGCAGAGAGTGCATACGACGAGCTTTCGAGAAGATTCGATCATCAGATCGAGAAGCGGATCCCGCTGATCTACTACGCCACGCACTCGGCGTTCGAGCAGAACAACATCATCCTGAACTTCATACCGGAGGGGGTGGGTGCGTTCGCGGAGCCGGTCCGGAATCGGATGGTTCTGCCGATCGACATGCCGGACGAGGCGGTCTACGCCCTGATCAAGCATGAGCTCACGCACGTCTTCGAGTACGAGATTTTCTTTCAGGGGAGGCTGGGGCGGCGAATCAGGGCGAATCCTCCGACATGGCTGATGGAAGGCCTCGCTTCCTACATGGCCCAGGACGAGGACACGGCGGATCGAATGGTCCTCCGGGACGCGGTCGTCAACGACAACCTTCCATCGATCTCCCAACCCGTCGGCGGTTTTTTCGGATACCGGTTCGGTCACGCCGTTTTCGAGTTCATGGAAACGAACTGGGGAATCGAAGGCTTGCGGGACTTCATCTACGAGTACCGCAACGCGCTCGGTTCGGACGTGGAGCGGCCGATCCGTCGCGCATTCGACCTTTCGATCAATGAGTTCGACTCGATGTTTCGGACCTGGCTCCGGAAGCGCTACCTCCCCGCGCTCATCTCGAAGGGGGAGCCGCTCGAGTATGGCGAGCCGTTCCGGCTCGGCGAGAACGTCTACAGCCAGGAGACGTCACCGGTTCCGGCGCCATCGGGCGATCTGATGGCCGCGATCGCGACCTATAAACAGGACGTCGACGTGGCGCTTTTCACCGTCCCCGATCGGAAACTCTTCAAGAATATCTCGCGCGGCTTTCCGGACCACTACGAGTATGTGATCGCCCAGTTTCTGACGACGGCCCCCGCGATGGGGAGAGACATCGGCTTTTCGCCCGATGGCGACCGGATCGCGATGTTCGTGAAAAAGGAGCGTGGCCGCCAGCTGATGATCGTCAATGCACTTTACGGGAACATCGAGAGAATCATCCCGATGCCGGACGTCGAGCAGCAGCTCAGCCCTTCCTGGTCGCCCGACGGCAACCGGATCGTTTTTCACGGATTCAGCGGAAACAGAGCCGACATTTTCGAGTACGACCTTCGCGCCGACACGGTTCGCAACCTGACCGACGACGCTCATTACGACGCCGCGCCCGTCTATTCGCCAGACGGGGAGAGCGTCATCTACTCGTCGGTGATGGATCAGTATGCGAAGCTCGTCAGGATCGACCTCCGAAACACCTCGGACCGCTATGTGCTCACCACCGGTGAGTGGAACGATCGCGATGCCTGGTTCAGCCCGGATGGTGGCCGGATCTTTTTCGCTTCGGATCGCCCGACCGCGCGCGACAAGGCCGTGCTCGAATCCGAGCTGCTCGAGATCGCAGCGACGTGGGCCGGTGATGATGCCGCCGCTCCGACACCCGACGCGGCGAGCTTCTCCGCCTTCAACATCTATTCGCTCGACCTCTCCACTGGCGAGGTCCTCCAATACACCGACGTGATCGGCGGCAGCTTCACCCCGGTCGTCTTCGAGGGTAAAGATTCCGAGGAGAAATTCGTCTTCGCCAGCTACTACAAGGGAGCCTGGACGCTTTTCGTCGGGAACACCGCCGATCACATCGGAGTGGCCGAGAACATCGATATCCCGGTCGATCCGATGATCGAGGAAGAACGTCCGCAGTTTCTCGCCCCCGTCGAGGTCAACCTCGATCCCGACCAGGAACAGGACGAAGGACGTTTTCGCCTCTTCATCGAAGACGTCCAGGTCAATGCCGGTGTGACGTCGGATCAGACGTTCGTATCCCGTTCGGTCCTCTACATGAGCGACATGCTCGGAGGACGAAGATTCATCGCCGCGTTCGATTCGGTATCCACATTCTCGAATTTCGACTTCATCTACCTCGACATGCGCCGCCGATGGAACTGGGGAGCCCGGATCTTCGATGATCGAACCTACTATCTGCAGGATCAGCTCGGCGAGGACGTCAGACTCGAACGAGAGGAGCTCTACCGGGAGACCGGCGCGCTCGGATTCATCAGCTATCCCTTCGATCGCTATCGGCGGCTCGATCTCGGGATCGGATACCTCTTCCGGGAGATCACGCTTCCGACTTTCGTGGCGGAACAGCTCGGTACGTCCAGCTTCGAGGACGACTTCCCCTACGTGAGCGCGACCCTCACGGGCGACAGCGCGGTCTTCCGATCGTTCGGCCCCATCTCCGGCCGCCGCTACGAACTCACGCTCCAGCACCAGACCGATCTCGACGAGGGAGGAGCGCTCAGCAACAACGTCGTCCTCGACTTCCGCCAGTACTTCCAGATGACCGCCAGGACGCTTCTCGCGGCGAGGGTGTTCGCCGGCTATTCCGAAGGCTCCCGCCCCGGCTTCTATTACTTTGGCGGTCTGAACACCCTGCGCGGATACCGGTTCCGCTCGATCGTCGGAAATCGCGCCTTTTACGGGAACTTCGAGGTGCGCTTTCCGCTGGTGGACGTCATTGCGACTCCGGTCATGACGTTTCGCGAGATACGAGGCTCGCTGTTCTTCGACGTCGGCGCCGCATGGTTCAACGGGCAGGATTACACCTTCTACGAGGATGGTGCGCTCCAGGACGGGCTTGCTTCGGTGGGCTACGGAATCTCGTTCAATTTATTCGGCCTCCAGCTCAACTGGGACTTCGCGAAACGTACGGATCTGGACTCGTTCGATGGTGATCTGGAAACCTCGTTCTGGATCGGCCCGACGTTCTAGAGGGGAGGGTGCGGGACCCCCATGAAGGCGGTTCCGGCTCCGGGCCGGGGGCATCACGCCCGGCGGGCCGTCATGTTTCGAAATGTCCCGACGACCCGATTAGTGCGACATCCGGCCGCCGAGCTCCATCTCCGGGCGAGCTGGACAAAATACCGGAAGTAACTGACGACGAACACCTTGAACCACGAACTCCGTCGTTGCTGCTCCGCTGCTACTGGACAAAACTCGTCCGCTTTGCCCGTTTTCATTAGGTCCACTAATATGGAGTTAGGCGGCTTCGACGCGAGCGGTTCCGCCGATAAAGGACAACAGAACGTGCCGAACGGTAAAGCCGGCGATAACCCTTTGAGCGATCTCACGATCCATGGCGCTCATTGCTTCGCGCCTGAGGTTGAGGAAATGCTGTTGGAGATCGATCGCGTGGGGCGACGAGCCGGACGATGGCCGCTTGGAGAAAACTGGCCATTCTCGCCGCGTGAGTTCGATTGGGCGCAAGGCAAAGATCTCGATACTGCACGCAGGCTTCTGACACACCTGCTGACAATGCTGAAAGCGGGGCGTGGAGACGAGGTTCTGGTCGATCCGAGCACGGGTAAGCCCTTCATTCATAAATAACTCTAACCAGCAGGTTCGCCGCCTAACTTGCGCTTGCAGCCGACGCGGCCCGCTCGCTGCTACATCTATAACTTGATAGACTTCCGCGTCGCGGGCCGCGCGGCTGAAGCGACGGTCCGTTAGCCGGCGGATCGCATTGCGATGGATCTTGACCCCGAGCTGATTGAGGCGATGTTCGCGAAGCATGGTGTGTCCGGGCCATGGGAGTCCCTGACTTCGACAGGTGTCGCGAACCGCATCTTTGGGACCGAAGATGTCGTGCTCCGCGTGGCCACCGATCATCCAGACGGCCTGGTCGATGCGCGGACGGAATCGGTGGCAGCACCGGTCGCTCGCGCGGCAGGGGTCCTGACACCGCGTTTGCTCGCGTTCGATGACACGCGAACGCTGGTGAACAGGCCCTTCCCGCTCTGGGAGCGCGTGCACGGGGAAACCCTCGGGTCGACGCGCCTGCCGCCCAGTTCGTTAGCCCGTGTGTGGCAGGGCGTAGGGCGGGAGCTCGCCAAGCTTCACGTACGGGTCAGCGACTGTGCCGATCCGCAACGATATCTCGACGACCCTGCGCGCGACCAGGATGTGAACGCAGCCATCAGACGCCTGGTGGAGGCGAAGCGGCTCGATACCCTCGCCGCAGACCAGCTGCGACGCCTCGTTGAAGAACTCCGCCCGCACATCGCGACGGGTATCCAGACGCGCTTCATCCATGACGACATCCATCCGATGAATGTCATGTGCTCGTCCGAAGGTGAAGTCCTGGCCATCATCGATTGGGGTGACGCGGGCTGGGGCGATCCGACACTCGACTTCGTCGCCATGCCGGATGCCGCGATCCGTCCGGCGCTGGAGGGGTACGAAGCGGTAGCACCTGGA is part of the Acidobacteriota bacterium genome and encodes:
- a CDS encoding aminoglycoside phosphotransferase family protein produces the protein MDLDPELIEAMFAKHGVSGPWESLTSTGVANRIFGTEDVVLRVATDHPDGLVDARTESVAAPVARAAGVLTPRLLAFDDTRTLVNRPFPLWERVHGETLGSTRLPPSSLARVWQGVGRELAKLHVRVSDCADPQRYLDDPARDQDVNAAIRRLVEAKRLDTLAADQLRRLVEELRPHIATGIQTRFIHDDIHPMNVMCSSEGEVLAIIDWGDAGWGDPTLDFVAMPDAAIRPALEGYEAVAPGSLGEFPRARIAWNRLIDALEDCWETPGQSVDLAATRAFLRSALIQIRSAG